The DNA region GTTGCTTCTCATATTAAAGATTTGCTGGAAAAAAGCAAACAAGGTAATTCAGTTTGAAGAGAATTAGACAAGATGGTatgtaatttacatttaaggaAAAAGTGTTCAAGTTTAATAGTAGCATTTATTCTGAAAGCGAACTCTAAAAGTTTGCTTTTAAAGTCATTTTACAGAACATGTTCACTAAACTTGTAACTCATTtacaatttatgaaatataaatgtccatgtttgtgtttaatacacaatatctttaaaattccTGTAATAACTTTTCAAAGAGACATTAGAGGTATAAAAGATACATTAGAAACTATAGACTTTTAGTTTTCTATGAgcttcttaatataaatattttgtaaggaGAATAACGAAAAACTTTGAGATATAATTGTATCATAGTTGTTAAGTATTCTTCATTGCGACGTATCATAACATCATAGCGACCGAGATTGAAACGGGTTAAGGAAAgggtttaaaaaatgtacagtTCTTGAAAGTTCTAAAGGGATTATTGGTCTTGACATCgagtgtaattttaatataatatctaaaattgaggattaaatggaaatttataatattcgtgCAACTTAATAagatgttacaaaaaaatatacatatatagataccTCGAATGACCgactgaaaatttaataattggtTTTGTAACAAAGTAAATCTGTATTTATCTTTTggcctttataattttattcagaaaatacgcttttaaataattcctaAAACTAAAAACGGCTCTGAGTAATTAGCTACAAAAATTGTAATGGGATTTGAATAACAAAGTTCGTagatgtattatttttgtgtttttaatattaaaaaactattactcCACATTAttgtatgatattatttataatcacttCTGTACATTGTATATAACAGAGTGAAATAGGAATACGAGGTTGttataatctgaaaaataaatagttttttgtatgaaaaataaaatacgttaactaatttcaatcattattaaaaaatacttacagaACTGTATGTTGACATAGTGATAGGTCTAAACTTGAATGCTGTAAAATAAAGCGGTTTCTGTGATCTGTGAAAAgagatataaaatctattaatggAATACATTtacgttttgtatttttagtaTTGATTTGTTTCATCTTCAAgtctttgaataaatttctaaaatattttgaatgtctATTaccaaacttataaaaaaagccGAAGtgggtaattaaaaaattaaaatatctaaagatACCaagatttattacttttagaaattatttgtttcaattataaaatatataatactagaGCTAGaactaaaattttcttataattttccaAACACAGTTGATGAGCACAATTTTGgcaaataaataatggaaacaatgtattttcaaCTCATCTTtcgtgtaaattaataatgattttgaaTCTGTTTCTCTTCACggtgtaaattaaaaactattacattaaaattaattcgtatATTCAGTATTTAAGCCaacgaaatgtttttttacctCTGAATTAGTATAAATAGCGTTTTTTGACTACGTTTGTTGGTAGTGTACCATCTGCTTTTGTAAACTGCATCTGCAATTCCTGaactctaaaaataatatatattacatgtaaGCATAAGAAAAACTATCACTTAGTTAACAACTACGagcaaattgttatttaaatcagtCTCAAATGatctttcaaaatatatttatttattatttaaaaaaggcataaaatattttttttgtaagccGCATATGTCTTACCGATGTTGAAATGTCGTCTGCATACCAGCATAGTATACCCACTTGTGTTAAAGCGGCACCCAAGAAGAACTTGTTACTCATCGCCATCCATGGATCAAGAAGctagtttcaataaaaaatatattattaatgttggTTTCTTACacattgaattaaatagaCTTCTATGTATGCATGTatacttacaatattaaaGACGACACAGCAAATGTTTATTGAGCTTAATAAAACGTTTATGAGATTCACTACTGAAAAAGCGCTTTCTAAATTTGTGCCATAGCTGAAACATACATTCATCAAATTTTTacgtacataaatatataaaaaaaaaattgtcgtaCAATTTTCATACGTTATAAGTCTctgatgtatttttataactgcAACAATGTCTTCATAGCAAAcgttatttccttttttcaTTCGAACTAatcttagtatttttatttgtaaaagacGCAGAAGCATGCTGATGTGACTCGCCATTGTCATGAATAAAATGTCGGACGCCAGCATTGACCATACGGAAACCAACCCTGGAAATGAATTGCCATTCAAAGTTACATgactaaaataaatcttttttatgtgTTATACCTTCTACCCTGATAAAAATAACGCTGTACAAagaataagtaattattattcaggCTACGTACGAAGAGGCACGCTGTAagaagtagaaataaaaatgatatgcTAACCTAACcagttataagaaaaaaattgtgtaaatGACTAAGATGTAAGAATTCTttaagagttaaaaaaaaaatttctgaGCTTGCGTAGTGGTTAACCATCTccgtttaataattctaatttaaccaaataataattttgcgtttattttcaatattattgctagttatttgcaatatatttttttattgaaaatctgaaaaataaaagtaaacgtAATCTTAAAAGTGCaaaaaatttggttaaaaTCTTAATGGCGTTTAATTAAACGagttaagataaaataacttaatttatgaACTTTATAACGTAAGCAAAACATGGTAGTctcaaatcaaaaaaataataaagtgtctggttataaaaatacaataggAGAACCAATGATTTAAAATCTTGAAGATAGCCAGTacgtaataattgtataagaaaattgaaattgCAATGGAGTCTCACGCTAGCAgcaacactttttttttgtcgccTATGTCAGTAATAAGAGACTTAAGTTATTCTTTCATTACGACAATTAATCTaaactaaaaacaaatgattatataatgtattgtataaaataaataatttaattttaagtaaactgtttatttatataattttagttaataaaatataatatagttcaTTTCTCCCTTTTCACGGTTAAAACGACAGTCAGGCACAATTCAGTcgtaaattaagaaaaaaaaattaataaaaataaaaataaaaatgaaaagagACTTTTCAGACATATCTGTCAGTAACACTGAGTTGAGGAAGCCGAGACGAACATATCACCTCATAAACACGCTTATTATAAActcataaaacctttttgttaaACTATAAAGTTAAAACCAATCATACTCGTATGTGACTGAGGTACtagataatagttttatataagagtattaatgaaaattttagatGTCTCTGTTGTGtcagattattaaaatgaatcaaATGTGGTTTCCTtctggaaataaattaataaattgcttataatgttaataccTCCATAAACCTCAAAGGCAAAACATAGTTCGTGGTACACGGACTTTGTCTTGTCGAAGGGGTAAGATATATGCCAGATATACCCTAGATTGGACGGATTTCCTTGTATTTTATGGTAAACATAAATCACCACCGGCGTTAAGTTGTAAAGCCATACTCCTAATACGTTCCAAAAGCAGTAGCCTGgaacagtaaatataaaatttaatgcaacaatgatttaaataactttaaaaattttcgtacATTTAATAAGTGTAAACACTAAAGATCCTAATATGTGTTATTCTATACCTAATATACAAAAGTGGCATAGAGAAAACCCAAAACTGtaacataaaagtttttttaatggtaTGACACCTGTGTAAACGAAACAAAACGAAATCTTCTAATGGGAGTTTAACACCActtctgttaaaaatattgaattactgaatgtaattattaaaaatatgataacaacattttcaaactaaaatatatcttgtatCGTACTTGGCAGGTTTAAATTCTGTTTGTGTCAATGAATTTCTGGTACCAAATATTTCAGtttagttttagtttttatttaacaagtaGCTTAATGTTGCTGTAATGTTAAATACATGATTACACGAAtaccataattattataataaaaaaaaacatacaaatttgTCCAATACGTAGTCTTGAAAGTTTCTccctctttattttatttgattcatCATCCTGGAGATCCATTGGCCACAAGTCAACTAGTTCATTAATGAGTTTGcgaaatatatttcgtttgtaccagatagttaataattttccgaaaccttaaataagaaaatattaaatttttattttatattctacaattattcaagaaatttcagaaaaatataaagaaacaaatatatataagaatatattttaacatatacaaaACTATCGTTCTCTTTATTCTCAAACCCAAAGGGTCAGGTGAAGGGTGGGAGGTAGATAAACTGTAATGACCATACAAACTCCAGTCTTGTAAAAGTTCATGTAAAAGCCGTTCACACGTTTCAAGGATTATCCCGGAAAAGCAGAAAGACAACAGGAATAAAAAAGACACTTGTTAGGAATTGAAACtgatactaataaatattattaacacaaagtaagtattttattgtatttttattaatacgaaCTCATGGTATCGTAGCCGATAATATGCAAATTTGCAACAAATTCTGGAACTGACGCAGAACTGACGAGCTTCATAACAGCATAACTCATTTGTCCGACCAGTTTTAATAGCACCACTAAAACCGTTCCAATAAACCAAAGGTAATTCCATATTACGCTAAGTAAGGTGTCTGGATGCTCATCGATAAAGGAAATGCCTATTCTTCTTGAACAGAAGTTGCAAAGTTTCATCGTCTGATGAATCTCGCCTATTGCCTGTTTAACAGACATTTTCAGTAAACTCCATTTAGCGAGTAAGGCATCaaactaaaatgttaaaataatattctttatatatatttctcttttgATAAATAAGTGTTCTTCAGGTTAGATATTAATGAActtagttttgtaaataaaatataactgtacgttgaaaaaaagtttttgatgaaagaataataatttagaaaattcgaaaaagtaaaagttccagtaacattattatatcgaacgctcattattttaatactattttttttacatttgttatttattattttggtatattatgttatagaagcaaaaaataatttattacgaaCGTAACGAACTTAGACATCATCAATATCGTTATGATGATTCTGATAATGATGGTCAAAACTTGTAGtacatttttgaattaaaaaaaaaaataatacttcatTTTCCTCCCATTCTCAAGcagaatattatgaatattattattctacttTAAGGATATTTATTAGGTTACATCTTTTATTATCATCACATGGGATGACAGACAAGGACTatccaattgtatttaaaaaagagagaaataatatatttaattaaatgagatttataactttttttttatattcatttaatattcaaatttgatggttatgaaaatttatgtgtttgaacagaatttatttgattgatGGTGTGTTACaaaacttcacgtttaaataatttacgtaGCTTAAATCAAACcacttaaatattaacgtttcGATGGAATTTAGGATTCAGATACACACATACAGTagtaacaaacattttatccGTTGTATTAAAAGACGATATATCTATAGACTGCATGAggtgttgaaaataaaagcgaattaaaaaattaaatttaaattaaaatagaaaactgTACGGCTTATTGATCAGCATTGTATGCATTACGATTTCTAACAAGAAATGAGAATATTGgatagtttaattatattttaatatattataaaacatcgtCACATGAGTAAATATTAGCCACTTTggtaagtataattaattattgattagtAGTTtggaaacatatatatatatatatatatgtacatacatttataaaaatccaaGTCAATAACTATCTGCATgctgtatgtatgtaaaaaaatatttgaagtgtctgtttgaattttaaaaagaaagctttaacttacattaatatttaatattttaatttttaactgtctgtgtgtttgtttgCTTTGTCAATACCCTCGAAAGGCTGGACCCATTTTGATGTAATACGCTGGTGGTATATATTAATGGGATATTCATTTCTACTCATCCTGTTTCTCTCcacaataaatatgaatatcagGGGGTATCATTTAGTAAGTCACGATCTCCATTCTGAATTCAGTGTTGCCGTCGGTTGAGCGACATATGTGTCATGTCCGGTGCCACTTTAGCTTAGTAATTTGTCGAAGTATGTTGATTAGCTAAGCTCTCTGATGAATAATTTTGCTTTGGATCATTTGCCTTTGAAAAACTCTGGGTATGGCATATTGGATAGCCATATTTCGGCTTTATGCTTTAGCACAGAAAGGACGCACTAATTCAAAAATTACGTTTCCAAACTTTTCAGGTTAAGTGATAAGAAAATCCGTCCGGTATTACTAATATccgtgttaattttatttctacacaGTTTCGCGGTTCAGCAcatgacttttatttttccaaattCAGTCGTTAACCATTTTGGCAAGAATTCTTATTCAAAAAGTATcaattaatagaataaaaaatttctttaaaatgatattattttgagtataaaaccaaatttgttaaaatatttaatatgttaagacTATTTTGACAgctttactttatataaataggtaccTATGAAAACCTGTTAATGAACTGTTGAAAATTCTCTAAaattgtagtttaaaaatattataaagtgtaAGCTTAAAGATTCGTTTCTAACATTTCAccacttataaatatattactcaaAGAAAATCACGaactaatatacatttaaattgtcaGAATTTTTGTTCTCTCCCTCTCAAATGAAGACGTGACTtgtttcaaaaacaatttgtaaataacaagCTCCCtgagtaaatattttgcaagCACTTGAAAGCAAAATTTTCCCTTGTAGATAtactttaagaaaaatttattctttttgaagttttaaaatgtaagtattacttttacatctaagaatat from Danaus plexippus chromosome 3 unlocalized genomic scaffold, MEX_DaPlex mxdp_30, whole genome shotgun sequence includes:
- the LOC116770608 gene encoding odorant receptor 4-like: MSVKQAIGEIHQTMKLCNFCSRRIGISFIDEHPDTLLSVIWNYLWFIGTVLVVLLKLVGQMSYAVMKLVSSASVPEFVANLHIIGYDTMSFGKLLTIWYKRNIFRKLINELVDLWPMDLQDDESNKIKREKLSRLRIGQICYCFWNVLGVWLYNLTPVVIYVYHKIQGNPSNLGYIWHISYPFDKTKSVYHELCFAFEVYGGLVSVWSMLASDILFMTMASHISMLLRLLQIKILRLVRMKKGNNVCYEDIVAVIKIHQRLITYGTNLESAFSVVNLINVLLSSINICCVVFNILLDPWMAMSNKFFLGAALTQVGILCWYADDISTSSSGIADAVYKSRWYTTNKRSQKTLFILIQRSQKPLYFTAFKFRPITMSTYSSIITTSYSYFTLLYTMYRSDYK